The Methylocaldum marinum genome includes the window ATGGCACCCTGATGCAGATTCGCTTTGCCGTCCGATAGCCGCGTCGGAAGCCGCATCATCGCCAAAACCGGTACCCCTCGAAATACGATCGTGCGAATGTCCGGCACTCCTTGATAGCTTATCGGTTCAAACAGCGGCTCGAACTTGACCCGATATTCGATCAGCGCCGAATCGGGTAAACCGCCCAAACTGTACATTCCGCTCAAAATATTGGAAATGTGATGTCCGACTTCATCGTCGCTGGCCAGGGTGCCGTTAGCTTTTCGATGTCGGCCGTTCTGGCGGCCGATGATGATTAGGATTCCCTCTCCGCCGCTGCCGTGTGCCGGCTTTATGACGAAATCCTCGTGGGGCTTGATAATTTCTCGCAACTTCTTAATTTGATGCTCGATCTCGACGATTCCATACAACTTAGGAACGGCAATGCCCGCACTCAGGGCAAGCGCCTTGGTTTTGGATTTGTCATCGACCCAGGGAAAATTTCGGCGTGGATTGTATGGGAGAATGAAATCGGCATTACGTTCGTTCATTCCCATGATTCCCAGGCGACGTAAGCGCGTCCAGGGAAACCGAAATTTCCAAAATCCCATAACCTTAATTTTTCAGTGCCGCTCTGAAACGCCAGAGCTCGATCAGGCGATAACCGGTATAACGCCCGAGTAACAAGGTCATAGCCAGTGTCACCAAGAGAATCTCGGGAAACACAAAGACGAGATGGCCGAGGACTTTACTGCTAATAATGAGATAAGCAAGCGAAGCGACCAACAAGCTTCCCAGACATTGCTTCAAGGCTTCTGCGGGACCGGACTCCTCCCAGACCAAAGACATCCGTTCTATGGTCATGGCCAGAATCACCATTGGGAATAGAGCAATCGAAAGACCACGATCGATACCCAGTTTGTGGCTAAATAAACTGACCGTCGCCATCAGCAAAATGACGATGATCAACACCGAGGCCAAGCGTGGCACAAGAAGAAGCTTCAGATATTCCAGATAGAAGCGAATGAGAAGCCCCGACGCCACGAGCACGGTAAAAAGCATCAGGCCCCACAACAGCTCTGTCTCTCGAAATGCCAATGCAATCAGGACTGGCATGAAAGTGCCGAAGGTCTTGATTCCGATCACGTTGCGTAGAAAGACGATAAAAAAGGCGCCTACCGGCACCAAGAGCAAGACACGGTAAACGTTCTGGGTTTGTACAGGAAGGCTGAACAGGGAGAACTCCATGATACGCGATCCCATTTGGCGCGCCCGCTGTTCGGCCACCAGCGTCATGTCCTGCGAATGTCTCCTTACCGAATATTCAACTTTTGCGTGCTTACCACCGCTCACGTCGAGAATCGGGGAATCTCCCAAATGCCAAACGATGGCTTCCTTGGGAAACCCGTTTTCCGCAGTTTCCGGACCGAACGGCAACCAAACGCCACGATCGAAAACCTCCAGCCAAGGTGTCAAGGTACCGTGACTGATACCGTCTTTAAGTATCAGAACATGCGCCATTCTCGCCGGAATATCCGCAGCGGCAAGCAAGTTTACGATACGGCGAACCCAATCTTCGGGGGACTGAATATCTTGCCGAAGCAGAACCACGTTGGGATCAGGAGTTGGCGCATTAAGACGCAACAACAGTTCGCGGGAGAAACTCGCAGCATCGGCCGATTTGCTGCGCACCTCATCCAGCAAGGCCCATGCGGCCGAACGCATTAACTCGGGAAACTCGGGCACCCGCACGCCGGGTACGGTGAAACTTGCGGTAGGCTCCGCAGCCATAGGATCGCGGGCCAGATTAAGACGGTAATAAAGTACCTGGTAACCCTTCACCCGTCGCACCGCCCACTCCGCAAAGCGCAGGATCCCGTCATCTGCGGTCGTGAGACCATAGTTGCTGGATACGAAATTTTCGTCGACGACCGTGTAACCGATCGGTGTGCGAGGAATCGAAAAGCGTACCTTTACCGGCGCATCTTTCTTCGCCTTAAACTCGATCCGCGCCTCCACGGTCCAAACCTCCGCCTTTTCCGTGGGCAGCAAGGGCAAGCCGAGCCGGGTTACCTTATACCAACACAACGAAACACCAATGGTTACCAAGACCAACGCCAGTATCTTAACGTGCAGGTTCCGCAAGAATTAATCCAACGCTGAGGGTAACAGTCGAACGATACGGCTATTTGCTTTTCTATTGCACGGATTTTTTCGACCGGCAAGGATCGCTATCCGCTTTATACAGAAAGGTGTCCCCGGAGTCGACCAAAGCCACGTCCTTGAGAAAGCTTCTTCCTAAAAGAACCGGATAATTGAAATTGCTACGATCGATCAGTGTAAACTCGGTCTCATAATCTCGTCCGTTTTTGCACAGCACCATCGTCACGACATCGCGCCGGGTCGCGCGTGCCCTGCGCTCCTTGATATAAACCGTTCGAACCCGAGGACGTTCCACGACCACGGTTTTATCATCATCTCCTGCTCCGATCAGCGTGAAACGCACCCACTCCTGGCCGTCCTTCGTGAAGTGCTCGATGTCCTCGGCATGCAAGGACGATGTTTTAGCACCGGTGTCCAGCTTGGCCGTAACTCGGATGCTCCAAGGCTTGAGAAACACGGATTCCAGCCACCCCATGACGGTTTTCTCCCGCATTTCGCCTTTCGCCTCGGCGCCGAAAATCACACCAAAAAGTGCCAACAAAAAGATCAAGATGCCGAATCGCATGACGAAACGGAAAAGTTGCTGCACCCAACTATGCCGAGCCGGATACACGAGCGGCGAAACGCGCTCGTGCTCGCGACAAAGGTGGTATCGATAATCAGCCAACAACGCAAAACAGGCCCAACCACTTATGCTCGTCACCTTCGCCACGCAGGAAGCCACTTGCCGAAGCGAATCTCCGGCAAGTAAAAAACAAAACGGCTTACGAACCGTTCAGATCCTGCGTCCTAGTCGAACCTAGTCTTCAACGACCGTCAATCCCTTCTTCTGGCTTGCATAATAAGCCGAAATATTCTTGATATCCTCATCCGACAACCCCTCTGCAATGCCGTTCATGATCGGATTTTTGCGGGCTCCGGACTTGTAATCCTGTAAGGCTTTGATGAGATAGCTTTCATGTTGTCCGGCAAGTCGCGGAAAATTCGGGTCAGTAGTGTTGCCGTCCTCCCCATGGCATCCCCCACAGCTTTCCGCTTTTCCCTGCCCCACCGCGGCATTTCCGCTAACCGGCAAATTGACGTTTATGGAGCGGAATCTGGACACGTACGCCGCTATATCCTCTATGTCCCGATCGCTCATGGTGGCTGCATTTCCGATCATGCTTCCGTGCTTACGCTGTCCTGAACGGTAGGCCTTAAGGGCCGAGACGACGTAATCGGCGTGCTGCCCCCCAATGCTCGGTACATGATAAGTGGGATAGACGTTCGTGTACCCAGCCACCCCGTGACACCCCTCACAGGTATAAAACTTCGTTCTCCCCGCTTCGGGATCTCCGGCCGCGTTGACGCCAGGAACCATCAACGCGCCAACCAAACCTGCAGCAACCAGGCCCGACAAAGTATTTCTTTTCATTCAGTGTGCTCCAAGAATCTACGGACTTACCAAACTAGCGAAACCGGTACCCGCGATGGATTTCTCCCCCGCATAGACAGCAAAAACCCGGATTGAACCGGGCAGCATGATCAGGACCGAAAAAACCCCAAAATTAAACGGATTATATTACCAATTAATCGCTGTTTGACAATCGTCCTGTCCTACCGGCGACCGATTCGGTAATCGGCCGCCGGTCCGGGTTCCTTACATGCTTAGCGCTTGCTTCAAGGCCTCTTCGACATCACCCGCATCTATCGTCGCAGCGGCTTCGACTTCCTCGCCCTCAGCCAGTTTCGCCCTACGCTTGCGATCCAAATGATAGGCAAGTCCCGTACCCGCAGGAATCAATCGACCAACGATGACGTTTTCCTTCAACCCGAGCAACTTGTCGCTCAGACCGCGAATGGCGGCTTCGGTCAGGACACGCGTCGTCTCCTGGAAAGACGCCGCGGAAATAAACGACTCGGTGGACAGCGACGCTTTGGTGATTCCCAAAAGCACCGGCTCGTAACATGCCGGAATTTTGCCTTCGGCCTCGACCTTGTCGTTTTCCTCCAGCACTCTTGCCCGGTCGGCTTGCTCACCCTTGAGAAAGCTCGTGTCTCCGGGATCGGTGATTTCTACCTTCCGCAACATCTGGCGAATGATGACCTCGATATGCTTATCGTTGATCTTCACGCCCTGAAGCCGGTAGACGTCCTGAATTTCCTTCACCAGATAAGAGGCCAATTCGGCGACCCCACGAAGCCGCAGAATGTCGTGCGGTGTCAGATCGCCTTCGGCAATCGTTTCGCCCTGTTCCACGTGTTCGCCCTCGAACACCGTAATATGACGCCATTTCGGAATGAGGACTTCATGCTGATGTCCGTGAGTATCAGTGATGATGATACGGCGCTTGCCCTTGGTCTCCTTGCCGAAGCTGACGGTGCCTGTCGCCTCCGCCAAAATCGCGGGATCCTTGGTCTTACGAGCTTCGAAAAGGTCGGCAACCCGCGGGAGACCACCGGTGATGTCACGAGTCTTACTCGACTCCTGAGGAATTCTGGCCAACACGTCACCGACTTGTACTAAATCACCATCGTGAATACCGATGATGGCGCCGGCCGGCAGGAAGTATTGAGCCGCGATTTCCGTCGAGGGAATCCGAATGTCGTTCCCCTGCTCGTCGACGAGCTTGACCATCGGCCGCAAGTCCTTTCCTGCACCACCCCTCTGCTTGGGATCGATGACCACCATGGAGCTCAATCCGGTAACTTCGTCAGATTGCTCGCGCACGGTGACCCCGTCAATGAAATCGACCAGTTTGGCATAACCCTTCACTTCGGTAACGACCGGATGGGTATGGGGATCCCAATTCACGACGACCTGACCGGCTCTGACCGGGCTGCCCTCAT containing:
- a CDS encoding alpha-L-glutamate ligase-like protein, whose translation is MGFWKFRFPWTRLRRLGIMGMNERNADFILPYNPRRNFPWVDDKSKTKALALSAGIAVPKLYGIVEIEHQIKKLREIIKPHEDFVIKPAHGSGGEGILIIIGRQNGRHRKANGTLASDDEVGHHISNILSGMYSLGGLPDSALIEYRVKFEPLFEPISYQGVPDIRTIVFRGVPVLAMMRLPTRLSDGKANLHQGAIGVGIDLASGRTFCGVWRDTPVDQHPDTGGTLAGLEIPYWSEILALTARCHDLVRLGFIGVDIVLDKDFGPLVLEINARPGLSIQLANKTGILPRLRQIESMSEIPISIEERVRLAQQLVVSNL
- a CDS encoding inactive transglutaminase family protein, yielding MRNLHVKILALVLVTIGVSLCWYKVTRLGLPLLPTEKAEVWTVEARIEFKAKKDAPVKVRFSIPRTPIGYTVVDENFVSSNYGLTTADDGILRFAEWAVRRVKGYQVLYYRLNLARDPMAAEPTASFTVPGVRVPEFPELMRSAAWALLDEVRSKSADAASFSRELLLRLNAPTPDPNVVLLRQDIQSPEDWVRRIVNLLAAADIPARMAHVLILKDGISHGTLTPWLEVFDRGVWLPFGPETAENGFPKEAIVWHLGDSPILDVSGGKHAKVEYSVRRHSQDMTLVAEQRARQMGSRIMEFSLFSLPVQTQNVYRVLLLVPVGAFFIVFLRNVIGIKTFGTFMPVLIALAFRETELLWGLMLFTVLVASGLLIRFYLEYLKLLLVPRLASVLIIVILLMATVSLFSHKLGIDRGLSIALFPMVILAMTIERMSLVWEESGPAEALKQCLGSLLVASLAYLIISSKVLGHLVFVFPEILLVTLAMTLLLGRYTGYRLIELWRFRAALKN
- a CDS encoding ATP-dependent zinc protease family protein, which translates into the protein MRFGILIFLLALFGVIFGAEAKGEMREKTVMGWLESVFLKPWSIRVTAKLDTGAKTSSLHAEDIEHFTKDGQEWVRFTLIGAGDDDKTVVVERPRVRTVYIKERRARATRRDVVTMVLCKNGRDYETEFTLIDRSNFNYPVLLGRSFLKDVALVDSGDTFLYKADSDPCRSKKSVQ
- a CDS encoding c-type cytochrome, with the protein product MKRNTLSGLVAAGLVGALMVPGVNAAGDPEAGRTKFYTCEGCHGVAGYTNVYPTYHVPSIGGQHADYVVSALKAYRSGQRKHGSMIGNAATMSDRDIEDIAAYVSRFRSINVNLPVSGNAAVGQGKAESCGGCHGEDGNTTDPNFPRLAGQHESYLIKALQDYKSGARKNPIMNGIAEGLSDEDIKNISAYYASQKKGLTVVED